In the Juglans microcarpa x Juglans regia isolate MS1-56 chromosome 6D, Jm3101_v1.0, whole genome shotgun sequence genome, one interval contains:
- the LOC121235808 gene encoding transcription factor FER-LIKE IRON DEFICIENCY-INDUCED TRANSCRIPTION FACTOR — protein sequence MDASAENSLMHLNDFDHALHDFIEEANFNQCIDLIRGECEDPVVDFDTHDLIHGCFMDNQFGVLAPPGDMYDYNATMVSDVPDHSIFHKLPCFEGNAMDHEEDIDDEDSSATTTTTTTTPTKRSGKVDRSRTLISERRRRGRMKEKLYALRSLVPNITKMDKASIVGDAVLYVQELQMKAKKLKAEIAGLEASLAGSKIYDQGPTHESPKKTQVQQGNHLICKKIIQMDVFQVEEREFYVRLASSKGRGVSLSLYKALESLTGFIVQSSNLATVSDRFVLTFTLNVRDCEKEMNLPNLKLWVAGALLNQGFEFIIPLSA from the exons ATGGATGCCTCTGCAGAAAACTCATTGATGCACCTCAATGACTTTGATCATGCGTTGCATGATTTCATCGAAGAGGCTAACTTCAATCAATGCATCGATTTGATTCGAGGAGAATGTGAAGACCCAGTTGTGGATTTTGATACTCATGACCTTATCCATGGATGTTTTATGGATAACCAGTTTGGAGTATTGGCCCCGCCGGGGGACATGTATGATTACAATGCAACAATGGTGTCCGACGTCCCAGATCATTCGATTTTTCATAAGTTGCCATGTTTTGAAGGGAATGCGATGGACCATGAAGAGGATATTGATGACGAGGATTCTTCTGCTACCACCACCACGACAACTACAACGCCGACAAAGAGATCAGGAAAGGTTGATAGGTCAAGAACTTTGATCTCAGAGCGTAGGAGAAGGGGAAGGATGAAGGAGAAGCTTTATGCATTGCGTTCCTTGGTCCCTAACATAACCAAA ATGGACAAGGCCTCCATTGTTGGAGACGCTgtgctttatgtgcaagaaCTGCAAATGAAGGCTAAGAAGCTGAAAGCTGAGATCGCGGGTCTTGAAGCATCTTTAGCAGGATCAAAAATATATGATCAAGGACCAACTCATGAAAGCCCTAAGAAGACTCAAGTGCAACAAGGCAACCATCTGATTTGCAAGAAGATCATACAG ATGGATGTGTTTCAAGTGGAGGAAAGAGAGTTTTATGTGAGATTGGCGAGCAGCAAGGGAAGAGGGGTGTCTTTATCACTTTACAAAGCTCTTGAATCCCTTACCGGCTTCATTGTTCAGAGTTCCAACTTGGCCACAGTTTCTGACAGATTTGTACTCACATTCACATTAAAT GTGAGAGATTGTGAAAAGGAGATGAACTTGCCAAATTTAAAGTTATGGGTTGCCGGGGCTCTCTTGAACCAAGGGTTTGAATTTATAATACCTTTATCTgcctaa
- the LOC121268856 gene encoding 28 kDa heat- and acid-stable phosphoprotein-like — MGRGKSKGKPTDHRNFSTREEMIAGSSSRPRTFKKEEVKEEVEEFEEEVEEEDKEPEKRKGTQGLIEIENPNSVKAKNVKAGNVDLEKTTELSRCERQEIEK; from the coding sequence ATGGGTAGAGGAAAGTCCAAGGGCAAGCCCACCGATCACCGCAACTTCTCGACTCGCGAAGAAATGATTGCTGGTAGCTCTTCTCGCccacgaacttttaagaaggAAGAAGTCAAAGAAGAGGTAGAAGAGTTTGAAGaggaagtagaagaagaagataaagaaccTGAGAAGCGAAAAGGCACCCAAGGTCTAATTGAGATTGAAAATCCCAATTCGGTGAAAGCAAAGAATGTGAAGGCAGGAAATGTTGATCTGGAGAAAACGACTGAACTCTCAAGGTGTGAAAGACAAgagatagaaaaataa